A genomic region of Chryseobacterium sp. KACC 21268 contains the following coding sequences:
- a CDS encoding exopolyphosphatase — protein MIIAAIDIGSNAARLLINEVKETNGKAEFTKLNLLRIPLRLGFDVFSKGEIGTERKQMVIKTMTIFRELMEIYKVEHYRACATSAMRDAKNGQEIIDIVKEQSDINIEIITGDEEATLIYENHVAEGLDKDFAYLYVDVGGGSTELTFYENNEMQYEHSFNIGTIRLLNGLVTPTIWDEMKDEIKDKIKSKKTVVAIGSGGNINKIFSMSKTKDGKPMPVSVIKKYLKEMEKLTVDERMQQYQIREDRADVIVPALTIFNNVMTWADIKHIYVPKISVADGLVHSIYTNVAEKK, from the coding sequence ATGATAATCGCCGCTATAGATATAGGAAGTAACGCCGCCCGACTGCTCATCAACGAAGTAAAGGAGACCAACGGCAAAGCAGAATTCACAAAACTGAATCTTCTGAGAATCCCGCTCAGACTGGGTTTTGATGTTTTCAGCAAAGGCGAAATTGGCACAGAAAGAAAACAAATGGTGATCAAAACAATGACCATTTTCCGTGAATTGATGGAGATCTACAAAGTCGAGCATTACAGAGCCTGCGCTACAAGTGCGATGCGAGATGCGAAAAACGGACAGGAAATCATCGACATTGTAAAAGAACAATCTGACATTAACATCGAGATCATCACGGGCGACGAAGAAGCAACGCTCATCTATGAAAATCACGTTGCAGAAGGCCTGGACAAAGATTTTGCCTATCTTTATGTGGATGTTGGCGGCGGATCTACAGAACTGACTTTCTACGAAAACAACGAGATGCAATACGAGCATTCTTTCAATATTGGAACAATCCGTTTATTGAATGGATTGGTAACGCCAACAATTTGGGACGAGATGAAAGATGAGATCAAAGATAAGATCAAAAGCAAAAAAACAGTCGTTGCCATTGGATCTGGCGGGAATATCAACAAAATCTTCTCGATGAGCAAAACGAAAGACGGCAAACCAATGCCTGTTTCTGTCATCAAGAAATATTTGAAAGAAATGGAAAAGCTTACCGTCGACGAAAGAATGCAGCAATATCAAATCCGGGAAGACCGCGCAGACGTTATCGTTCCGGCCTTGACCATCTTCAACAATGTGATGACGTGGGCAGACATCAAACACATCTATGTTCCGAAAATCTCTGTAGCAGACGGTTTGGTTCACAGTATCTACACCAATGTGGCAGAAAAAAAATAA
- the ppk1 gene encoding polyphosphate kinase 1, with amino-acid sequence MPQEFNPRDVTWLGFNARVLQEAMDKSVPIHLRIRFLGIFSNNLDEFFRVRVAGLKRAMDFKQKVISESFYDAPSKILQKINKLVIHQQEDFDKTWKDVQREMAKEKVFIKDHKHLTAAQKEFVVKYFDEEVESNVIPVLLHDNKPMPYLREKSLFIGIAMRRKEWQYESQYAIIELPVTANGRFVLLPTENPEQKDVMLLEDVIIYNLPHIFSYFGYDDFTAHCFKVTKDAEFDLDNDIKTTLADKIEKGIKSRRKGKPTRFVFDKEIDKALLEFLIKKLNLTKKDSIIPGQKIHNFRHFMDFPDVFKAYHKPVERTSFIHPEFANKQRVTDVIIKKDVLLTFPYHSYDSVIDLLREAAMDPDVKSIQITAYRLASSSKIVNALINAVRNGKEVTVMLELRARFDEESNLMWKDKLEMEGVKVLLGIPNRKVHAKLCVIKKRVHNKTIQYGFVSTGNFNEKTAKIYGDHLVMTSNRAIMADINKIFSALNKPKVDPTITLKSCKSLMVCPEFMREKIIAHIDKEIEEAKAGRKAEMIIKVNSLSDRTLIKKLYEAAEAGVTTKMIVRGIYCAVNQKDFKKKIYAISIVDEYLEHARVMYFYNKGAENMYISSADWMTRNLDYRIEAATPILQKNLKKELKTLLDLQLEDNVKARLLDKNMRNEYVETNDAVEKRSQIETYNYLKNQKY; translated from the coding sequence ATGCCACAAGAATTTAATCCACGCGACGTCACCTGGCTCGGCTTCAATGCCAGAGTTCTTCAGGAAGCTATGGACAAAAGTGTTCCTATCCATTTGAGAATCCGATTTTTAGGAATATTTTCCAACAATCTGGACGAGTTTTTCCGAGTGAGAGTTGCTGGACTAAAGCGTGCGATGGACTTCAAACAAAAGGTCATCAGTGAATCTTTTTATGACGCGCCATCTAAAATTCTGCAAAAGATAAACAAGCTTGTCATCCACCAACAGGAGGATTTCGACAAAACCTGGAAGGATGTTCAGCGCGAAATGGCGAAGGAAAAGGTTTTCATCAAGGACCACAAGCATCTGACTGCTGCTCAGAAAGAATTCGTGGTCAAATATTTTGATGAGGAAGTGGAAAGTAATGTCATCCCCGTTCTGCTTCACGACAACAAACCAATGCCTTATCTTCGTGAGAAGAGTCTATTCATCGGCATTGCGATGCGCAGGAAAGAATGGCAGTACGAAAGTCAGTACGCCATTATCGAATTGCCAGTGACAGCCAACGGAAGATTTGTCCTGCTTCCGACCGAGAATCCGGAACAAAAAGATGTGATGCTTTTGGAAGATGTCATCATCTATAATCTACCGCACATCTTCTCCTACTTTGGATATGACGATTTTACGGCGCATTGCTTCAAAGTGACAAAAGATGCAGAGTTCGACCTTGATAATGACATCAAGACAACACTAGCGGACAAGATTGAAAAAGGAATCAAAAGCAGACGTAAAGGAAAACCGACGCGTTTTGTCTTCGATAAGGAAATTGATAAAGCTTTGTTGGAATTCCTTATCAAAAAACTGAATCTTACCAAAAAAGACAGCATCATTCCTGGACAAAAGATACACAACTTCCGACATTTTATGGATTTTCCAGATGTCTTCAAAGCTTATCACAAGCCTGTTGAGAGAACTTCTTTCATCCATCCGGAATTTGCCAATAAACAAAGGGTGACAGATGTTATCATTAAAAAAGATGTGTTGCTGACCTTCCCTTATCATTCTTATGATTCCGTGATCGATCTATTAAGAGAAGCGGCGATGGATCCGGATGTAAAATCCATTCAGATCACGGCGTACCGATTGGCATCAAGTTCCAAAATTGTGAATGCTCTAATTAATGCCGTCAGAAACGGAAAAGAAGTGACCGTAATGCTGGAATTAAGAGCGAGATTTGATGAAGAATCCAACCTGATGTGGAAAGACAAACTGGAAATGGAAGGCGTAAAAGTGCTTCTCGGCATTCCCAACAGAAAGGTGCACGCCAAGCTTTGTGTCATCAAAAAGAGAGTTCATAATAAAACCATTCAATACGGATTTGTCAGCACAGGAAACTTCAATGAGAAAACGGCCAAAATCTATGGCGACCATCTGGTGATGACATCCAACAGAGCAATAATGGCAGACATCAATAAAATCTTCTCTGCCCTCAACAAACCAAAAGTGGATCCGACCATCACTTTGAAAAGCTGCAAAAGCCTGATGGTTTGTCCGGAGTTTATGCGAGAAAAGATCATAGCTCACATTGACAAAGAAATCGAGGAAGCCAAAGCCGGAAGAAAGGCCGAAATGATCATCAAAGTGAATTCATTGAGTGACAGGACGCTCATCAAAAAACTGTATGAAGCTGCAGAAGCAGGCGTGACGACAAAAATGATCGTTCGAGGAATCTATTGTGCTGTGAATCAGAAAGACTTTAAGAAAAAAATCTACGCGATCAGCATTGTGGATGAATATCTGGAGCACGCCAGAGTGATGTACTTCTACAACAAAGGTGCAGAGAATATGTACATCTCCTCCGCCGACTGGATGACGAGAAACCTGGATTACAGGATAGAAGCTGCAACGCCCATTTTGCAAAAGAATCTGAAAAAAGAACTGAAAACCCTTTTGGACCTTCAGCTGGAAGATAATGTGAAAGCCAGACTTCTCGACAAAAATATGAGAAATGAATATGTGGAAACGAACGATGCCGTCGAGAAAAGATCACAGATCGAGACTTATAATTATCTCAAAAATCAGAAATACTAA
- a CDS encoding choice-of-anchor I family protein — MKNKYLFRGLLPIAAMFHGLASGQTLVHYWNFNNNASVASITTPTVSLLNGSISAISTGTGNTDTFIDFAGGTGQNFNVENLNARNGDPSGTHLRYNYPINGNVQFNLPTTGYNNVVVKFTTRRSGSGAGTQAWSYSLDGTTFTQYQTVISQEANPQLITFDLSTISGVANNPNFKLKVEFSTGAGGNVGNNRFDNFTVDADPIGGLDTTAPTATYAPANNVNNASTTVNPSITFNENVRLIDNSAITDANAQNLVELRLNNATGNAVPFTTTFADNKITVIPTSGLVPNQTYYLALKPNVVEDTSDNAITTSTSSTFTTAGTNISLDKNFIKVNENAGTLAFKINVTNPSAATVNLGVKPAPFSTADSSDFTLSNQTINITPSTTSITIDIPIIDDTLEEQHAEYFVLGLENPIGATISGDAFSTIYIVDNDKQAPVASKQIELNYLGFFDPSGNNNSSTEIVVHDPATQRLFTISSLTDVFDIIDFSNPTSPSVIKTVNMLPYGGITSVAVKNGIIAVASPNATNAQDNGSVVFFDIDGNFIKQVNVGVLPDMVTFTPDGTKVMTANEGEPNDVYTVDPEGSISIIDITGGIPNLLQSNVTTLSLQVFNGQEAALAATGGRKVKSTSTLAQDLEPEYIAISADSQKAWVSCQENNAVIEVNLATKTLGNIWGLGQKDMSLPGNGFDASDNNGEILIANWPVKAYYNPDAMAYLKVGNTNYIVTANEGDEKDLSGFSERTTVGANGYTLDPTIFPNASILKATHNLGRFRVTNMNGNTDGDNEFEQINALGARSFSIFNADSKEIVYDSGDQFERHIAANHPLIFNADNEANGAKNRSRAKGPEPEGVTLGTINGQTFAFVTLERTGGVMVYNVTDPSNVTFTDYKHSRMTTAYGGDNGPEGITYIAPENSTTGKGYVIVANEISGTLSMYEVVVSPSLATGDVKSEKSTFNIFPNPVNKGNALYFNRAQGYELYDMSGKLLDKENNALTIDTSKLSTGVYLVKTSGGDVKRVIVK, encoded by the coding sequence ATGAAAAACAAATACCTTTTCAGAGGTCTTTTGCCGATTGCTGCAATGTTTCACGGCCTTGCTTCGGGACAAACTTTGGTTCACTATTGGAACTTCAACAACAATGCTTCCGTTGCGAGCATCACTACTCCTACTGTCTCATTATTAAATGGTTCTATCTCTGCCATCTCTACAGGAACAGGGAACACAGATACTTTCATCGATTTTGCGGGAGGAACCGGACAAAACTTCAACGTAGAAAACCTGAATGCTAGAAACGGAGACCCTTCCGGAACGCATTTGAGATATAATTACCCCATCAATGGGAATGTGCAATTCAATTTGCCAACCACAGGTTACAATAATGTCGTTGTAAAATTCACGACAAGACGTTCAGGATCTGGGGCAGGAACACAAGCCTGGTCCTATTCTTTGGATGGGACCACCTTCACGCAGTACCAGACCGTCATTTCCCAAGAAGCCAATCCACAACTGATCACCTTTGATCTTTCCACAATCTCAGGTGTTGCCAACAATCCGAATTTTAAACTTAAGGTTGAATTCTCCACAGGCGCAGGCGGAAATGTTGGAAACAATAGATTTGATAATTTCACAGTAGATGCAGATCCAATTGGAGGTCTCGATACAACCGCACCGACTGCGACTTACGCTCCGGCAAATAATGTCAACAATGCTTCCACAACTGTAAATCCAAGTATTACCTTTAATGAAAATGTTAGACTAATTGACAATTCCGCAATCACTGATGCCAATGCTCAGAATTTGGTTGAATTAAGATTGAATAACGCTACAGGAAATGCAGTGCCTTTCACCACAACTTTTGCTGACAACAAAATTACAGTCATTCCGACCAGCGGTTTGGTTCCAAATCAAACTTATTATTTAGCTTTAAAACCAAATGTAGTTGAGGACACAAGTGACAATGCGATTACAACGAGCACCTCATCTACTTTCACCACCGCGGGAACAAACATTTCTTTGGATAAGAATTTCATTAAGGTCAATGAGAATGCGGGAACGTTAGCATTCAAGATTAATGTCACCAATCCTTCAGCAGCGACTGTAAATTTGGGGGTGAAACCTGCGCCATTCAGTACAGCAGACAGCAGTGATTTCACTTTATCCAATCAAACAATTAATATTACACCTTCTACGACGAGCATTACTATAGACATTCCAATCATTGATGATACTTTGGAAGAGCAACACGCGGAATACTTTGTTTTAGGACTTGAAAATCCGATTGGCGCAACTATTTCCGGCGACGCTTTTTCTACCATTTATATCGTTGACAATGACAAACAAGCTCCGGTTGCATCAAAACAAATTGAACTCAATTATCTGGGCTTCTTTGATCCTTCTGGAAATAATAATAGTTCTACAGAAATTGTGGTTCACGATCCTGCAACGCAAAGATTGTTCACGATCAGTTCTTTGACAGATGTTTTTGATATTATTGATTTCAGTAATCCAACCAGTCCAAGCGTCATCAAAACTGTGAATATGCTTCCTTATGGTGGCATCACAAGTGTGGCTGTGAAAAATGGAATCATCGCTGTAGCTTCACCTAATGCGACCAACGCTCAGGACAATGGCTCTGTCGTTTTCTTTGATATCGATGGTAATTTTATTAAGCAAGTCAATGTTGGTGTTCTGCCAGATATGGTGACCTTCACGCCGGACGGTACGAAAGTGATGACTGCCAACGAAGGCGAACCAAATGATGTGTACACCGTGGATCCGGAAGGTTCTATCAGCATTATCGATATCACGGGAGGAATTCCAAATCTTCTTCAGTCGAATGTGACGACACTTTCTTTGCAGGTTTTCAATGGTCAGGAAGCAGCGTTGGCAGCCACTGGCGGAAGAAAAGTAAAATCTACCAGCACTCTAGCGCAGGATTTGGAACCAGAATATATTGCCATCAGCGCAGATAGCCAGAAAGCCTGGGTCTCTTGTCAGGAAAACAATGCCGTGATTGAGGTCAATTTAGCAACAAAAACCTTGGGGAATATCTGGGGATTGGGACAAAAAGATATGAGTCTCCCAGGAAACGGCTTCGACGCTTCGGATAACAACGGGGAAATCCTAATCGCCAACTGGCCTGTAAAAGCTTACTACAATCCTGATGCAATGGCTTACCTTAAAGTTGGAAATACCAATTACATTGTGACAGCCAATGAAGGTGACGAGAAAGATCTTAGCGGTTTCAGCGAGAGAACGACGGTTGGCGCAAACGGCTATACATTAGACCCAACTATTTTCCCTAATGCTTCTATTCTAAAGGCAACACACAATCTAGGCAGATTCCGGGTGACAAATATGAACGGAAATACAGACGGTGATAATGAATTTGAACAGATCAATGCTTTGGGTGCCAGATCATTCTCGATTTTCAATGCAGATTCAAAAGAGATTGTTTACGACAGCGGCGACCAGTTCGAAAGACACATTGCAGCCAATCATCCTTTGATCTTCAATGCAGATAATGAGGCCAATGGTGCTAAAAATCGTAGTCGTGCAAAAGGCCCAGAACCAGAAGGCGTAACGCTTGGAACAATTAATGGACAGACTTTCGCATTCGTAACTTTAGAAAGAACAGGTGGCGTTATGGTTTACAATGTGACAGATCCTAGCAATGTGACATTCACAGACTACAAGCATTCCAGAATGACAACGGCCTACGGTGGCGACAATGGTCCGGAAGGCATCACCTACATTGCTCCCGAAAACTCCACGACAGGAAAAGGCTACGTGATTGTTGCCAATGAGATCAGCGGTACTTTGTCTATGTACGAAGTGGTTGTTTCTCCAAGTTTAGCAACTGGCGATGTAAAATCTGAGAAATCGACCTTCAACATCTTCCCTAATCCTGTGAATAAGGGAAATGCTTTGTATTTTAACAGAGCTCAAGGTTACGAATTGTATGATATGTCCGGAAAATTATTAGACAAAGAAAACAATGCTTTAACAATTGACACTTCAAAACTTTCTACAGGCGTTTATCTGGTGAAGACCTCAGGTGGCGACGTGAAGAGAGTGATCGTAAAATAA
- the dnaK gene encoding molecular chaperone DnaK, which yields MSKIIGIDLGTTNSCVAVMEGKDAVVIPNAEGKRTTPSIVAFIEDGERKVGDPAKRQAVTNPTKTVYSIKRFIGTHFKDDASEVSRVPYAVVSGPNDTVKVKIDDREYTPQEISAMILQKMKKTAEDYLGQEVTRAVITVPAYFNDAQRQATKEAGEIAGLKVERIINEPTAAALAYGMDKSHKDQKIAVYDLGGGTFDVSILDLGDGVFEVLSTNGDTHLGGDDFDDVIINWMADEFKSDEGVDLKGDAIALQRLKEAAEKAKIELSSSPQTEINLPYITATATGPKHLVKTLTKAKFEQLSADLVRRSMEPCKKALSDAGLSISDIDEVILVGGSTRIPIIQEEVEKFFGKKPSKGVNPDEVVAIGAAIQGGVLTGDVTDVLLLDVTPLSLGIETMGSVFTKLIEANTTIPTKKSEVFSTASDNQPAVSIRVGQGERPMFNDNKEIGRFDLTDIPPAQRGVPQIEVTFDIDANGILSVSAKDKGTGKEQSIKIQASSGLSDEEIERMKKEAQENSAADAKRKEEVEVFNKADGLIFQTEKQLKEFGDKLSADKKAAIETAHAELKTAFEAKNGDDVKAKTEALDAAWMAASEEMYAQGQGADAGAQQGQGNASGAEDVQDADFEEVK from the coding sequence ATGAGTAAAATAATCGGAATTGACTTAGGTACAACCAACTCTTGCGTTGCAGTAATGGAAGGTAAAGATGCTGTAGTTATCCCTAATGCAGAAGGAAAAAGAACGACGCCTTCTATCGTAGCGTTCATAGAAGATGGTGAAAGAAAAGTAGGAGATCCTGCAAAAAGACAAGCGGTGACAAACCCTACAAAAACTGTATATTCTATCAAAAGATTCATCGGAACACATTTCAAAGATGACGCTTCTGAAGTCTCAAGAGTACCTTACGCAGTGGTAAGCGGACCAAACGATACGGTAAAAGTAAAAATAGACGACAGAGAATATACACCACAAGAGATTTCTGCAATGATTCTTCAAAAAATGAAGAAAACTGCTGAAGATTATCTTGGACAAGAAGTAACAAGAGCGGTAATCACTGTTCCGGCTTACTTTAATGATGCTCAAAGACAAGCTACTAAAGAAGCAGGAGAAATCGCTGGACTTAAAGTAGAAAGAATCATCAACGAGCCTACAGCAGCAGCTTTGGCTTATGGAATGGACAAATCTCACAAAGATCAAAAAATTGCAGTTTACGATTTAGGTGGTGGTACTTTTGACGTTTCTATCCTTGATCTAGGAGACGGTGTTTTCGAAGTATTGTCTACAAATGGAGACACGCACTTAGGTGGTGATGACTTTGATGATGTGATCATCAACTGGATGGCAGATGAATTCAAATCTGACGAAGGTGTAGATCTTAAAGGTGATGCGATTGCATTACAAAGATTGAAAGAAGCTGCTGAAAAAGCAAAAATCGAGTTGTCTTCTTCTCCTCAGACTGAAATCAACCTTCCATATATCACAGCTACGGCTACAGGTCCTAAACACTTGGTGAAGACTTTGACTAAAGCTAAATTCGAGCAATTATCTGCTGATTTGGTAAGACGTTCTATGGAGCCTTGTAAAAAAGCGCTTTCTGATGCAGGTCTTTCTATCTCAGATATCGACGAAGTGATCTTGGTAGGTGGTTCTACAAGAATCCCGATCATCCAGGAAGAAGTTGAGAAATTCTTCGGTAAAAAACCATCAAAAGGTGTTAATCCAGATGAGGTTGTAGCAATTGGTGCAGCTATCCAAGGTGGCGTTTTGACTGGAGATGTGACAGACGTTCTTTTGTTAGACGTTACACCACTTTCTTTAGGTATCGAAACTATGGGGTCTGTTTTCACTAAATTAATTGAAGCTAACACTACTATCCCAACTAAAAAATCTGAAGTATTCTCTACAGCTTCTGACAACCAGCCAGCTGTAAGCATCAGAGTTGGACAAGGTGAAAGACCAATGTTCAACGATAACAAAGAGATTGGTAGATTTGATTTGACAGATATTCCACCAGCACAAAGAGGTGTTCCTCAGATCGAAGTGACTTTCGATATCGATGCAAATGGTATCTTGAGCGTTTCTGCTAAAGATAAAGGAACTGGAAAAGAGCAATCTATCAAAATCCAGGCATCTTCTGGACTTTCTGACGAGGAAATCGAAAGAATGAAAAAAGAAGCTCAGGAAAACTCTGCAGCAGATGCGAAGAGAAAAGAAGAGGTTGAAGTTTTCAACAAAGCGGACGGATTGATCTTCCAAACTGAAAAGCAATTGAAAGAATTCGGTGATAAATTGTCTGCTGACAAAAAAGCAGCCATCGAAACTGCTCACGCAGAATTGAAAACCGCTTTCGAAGCTAAAAACGGTGATGATGTGAAAGCTAAAACCGAAGCTTTAGACGCAGCTTGGATGGCGGCATCTGAAGAGATGTATGCACAAGGTCAAGGTGCTGATGCAGGTGCTCAACAAGGTCAAGGAAATGCAAGCGGAGCAGAAGATGTTCAGGATGCAGATTTCGAAGAAGTGAAGTAA
- a CDS encoding thioredoxin family protein: MKFSKIILVAALLLVQFGFAQEKADVVLDKALTQAKAENKNVLLIFHASWCGWCKLMEKNMELPMTKPLFDKNYVTAYLDVQERGEKKSLENPGGQELMNKYKGETAGLPFWLMLSPKGEVLADSFDAKGENIGSPASPEEVASFLVKLEKTSKLNKTELQTIQQVFVKKN, from the coding sequence ATGAAATTTTCAAAAATAATTTTAGTCGCAGCATTATTGTTAGTGCAATTTGGATTTGCTCAGGAGAAGGCAGATGTTGTTTTAGACAAAGCTTTGACTCAGGCAAAAGCGGAGAACAAAAATGTGCTTTTAATATTTCACGCATCGTGGTGTGGCTGGTGCAAACTGATGGAGAAGAATATGGAATTGCCAATGACAAAACCGCTTTTCGATAAAAATTATGTGACCGCTTATCTCGATGTTCAGGAACGTGGCGAAAAGAAAAGTCTGGAAAATCCCGGCGGCCAAGAATTAATGAATAAATACAAAGGCGAAACAGCAGGTCTTCCATTTTGGTTGATGCTAAGTCCGAAAGGTGAAGTCTTAGCCGATTCCTTCGATGCAAAAGGAGAAAATATCGGTTCGCCTGCAAGTCCGGAAGAAGTTGCTTCATTTCTTGTAAAACTGGAGAAAACTTCTAAATTAAATAAAACCGAACTCCAAACCATACAACAGGTTTTCGTCAAAAAAAATTAA
- a CDS encoding M43 family zinc metalloprotease, with protein sequence MKKFLLLMSSAFFLSAYGQRTCGTEKKMAAFFAANPQAQANREALKDYLIHNDFTQSKKAGVVTIPIVVHVLYSTTAMNISDAQIASQIKVLNDDFRKLNADFSTVVPSVFQGVAADMELAFCLATKKPDGSTTTGVERKSVSSNFNFDDNYYKSSGLPSWDTTKYLNIWVGNISADYLGWAYLPDNAGGTDDGLAIGYKYFGTTGTVVSPYNKGRTATHEIGHYFGLNHIWGDEENSCGTAAGNDGCADTPATKEPYYGAPTFPTNLYACTTTTNGSMFMNYMDYVNDNKMAMFTNNQKTITQNTMAGPRASLLNSNACSFLAVDDVEKSNSINLFPNPAVNYISIASPLVKINEVEIFAADGKLVKRANVKNETDKIDVKQLPLGTYYVRTYNEGGFVKSLKFIKK encoded by the coding sequence ATGAAGAAATTTTTACTATTGATGTCAAGCGCTTTTTTCTTGAGCGCTTATGGACAAAGAACTTGTGGAACGGAGAAAAAAATGGCGGCTTTTTTTGCTGCAAATCCGCAGGCACAAGCGAACAGAGAAGCTTTGAAAGATTACCTGATTCACAATGATTTTACACAATCAAAAAAAGCAGGTGTTGTCACAATTCCTATTGTTGTTCACGTGTTGTATTCTACAACAGCGATGAACATTTCAGATGCTCAGATCGCTTCCCAGATCAAAGTCTTGAATGACGATTTCAGAAAACTCAATGCGGATTTCAGTACAGTGGTTCCGTCTGTTTTCCAGGGTGTTGCCGCGGATATGGAATTGGCTTTCTGTCTGGCTACCAAAAAACCAGATGGTTCCACAACAACCGGAGTTGAAAGAAAATCTGTAAGCAGCAATTTTAATTTCGATGATAATTATTATAAATCTTCAGGATTGCCATCTTGGGATACGACAAAATATCTGAACATCTGGGTCGGCAACATCAGCGCAGACTATCTAGGATGGGCTTATCTTCCGGATAATGCTGGAGGTACAGATGATGGACTTGCGATTGGTTACAAATATTTTGGAACGACCGGAACGGTAGTGTCTCCATATAATAAAGGTAGAACGGCAACACACGAGATAGGGCATTATTTTGGACTCAATCACATCTGGGGAGACGAGGAGAACTCTTGTGGTACTGCTGCAGGTAATGATGGATGTGCGGATACGCCGGCTACAAAAGAACCTTATTACGGAGCACCTACATTCCCAACAAATCTATACGCTTGTACCACTACTACCAATGGTTCAATGTTTATGAATTATATGGATTATGTAAACGATAATAAAATGGCGATGTTTACAAACAACCAAAAAACCATTACCCAAAATACAATGGCTGGTCCAAGAGCTAGCTTATTGAATTCTAATGCGTGTTCTTTTCTAGCGGTTGATGATGTGGAAAAATCTAATTCTATTAATTTATTTCCAAATCCTGCGGTTAATTATATTTCTATCGCTTCACCATTGGTTAAGATTAATGAAGTTGAAATCTTTGCGGCTGATGGAAAATTAGTCAAAAGAGCAAATGTGAAAAACGAAACTGACAAAATTGATGTGAAACAACTTCCGTTGGGAACTTACTATGTGAGAACTTACAATGAAGGTGGTTTTGTGAAATCTTTGAAGTTTATTAAGAAATAA